One window of the Syntrophorhabdaceae bacterium genome contains the following:
- the nuoL gene encoding NADH-quinone oxidoreductase subunit L, whose protein sequence is MFELLPLIPALPFVGFLVLICAGSRIGRSVAPLIGTGTLGASALCAILVCWRFVAIPPASDVWTRTFWVWFKAGGLAPTVGFYVDFLSLAMIVVITLVGFLIHLYSMGFMASDEGINRFFAYMNLFVGSMLVLVLADNLLLLYLGWEGVGLCSYLLIGFWYKDPDNVRAAMKAFIVTRIGDAAMVVGLFLIYRNLGTLAIPQVFQGASAQWPAASPIALAVASLLLAGAVGKSAQIPLQTWLPDAMAGPTPVSALIHAATMVAAGVYLIARMHPLFELAPAVLTVVAIIGAATLLIGATSALSQRDIKRVLAYSTLSQIGYMFLALGVKAWSAAIFHFMTHAFFKALLFLAAGVVIKALGGEHDMFKMGGLKRRIPLAFWTFLIGAASLSALPLVTAGFYSKELILVDVFASASSNWWLFAAGLIGAFLTSLYSFRVVFLVFFGASKSPVSSVSGRTMSIPLVCLSFLSLTSGFLALPETFPGPRPFLQLLERCLPPGPLLSGLAIPHTMLMAVASAVSVSGIYLAYQFYFKNARAPSTQKSSFMKTVHLYWFSGWGFDWLYETCLVRPFIRFVRVNKEDAVDVVFEAIAHAAHTGSVLLSYTQSGKVRYYAAAILLGAIVFLAMVLLS, encoded by the coding sequence ATGTTCGAGCTTCTCCCCTTGATCCCGGCCTTACCCTTTGTCGGATTTCTCGTCCTCATATGTGCGGGCTCGAGGATAGGTAGGAGCGTTGCTCCCCTCATAGGCACAGGAACCCTCGGTGCATCGGCTCTTTGCGCGATCCTTGTATGTTGGAGGTTCGTCGCCATTCCACCCGCCTCGGACGTGTGGACAAGAACTTTCTGGGTCTGGTTTAAGGCAGGAGGACTTGCCCCGACCGTAGGTTTTTACGTGGACTTCCTCTCTCTTGCAATGATCGTTGTGATTACGCTCGTAGGTTTCCTCATTCATCTATATTCCATGGGGTTTATGGCAAGTGACGAGGGGATCAATCGTTTCTTCGCATATATGAATCTTTTTGTGGGCTCCATGCTCGTTCTTGTGCTGGCTGACAACCTGCTCCTGCTGTATCTCGGTTGGGAGGGCGTAGGTCTCTGCAGCTATCTGCTCATCGGATTCTGGTACAAAGATCCGGACAACGTACGTGCGGCTATGAAGGCGTTTATTGTGACTCGAATTGGTGATGCGGCCATGGTGGTGGGGTTATTCCTGATCTATAGAAATTTAGGGACACTCGCCATTCCGCAGGTTTTTCAAGGCGCGTCGGCACAATGGCCGGCAGCCTCTCCCATCGCCCTCGCCGTGGCTTCCTTGCTGCTTGCCGGCGCTGTGGGAAAGTCTGCCCAGATTCCGTTGCAGACGTGGCTTCCCGATGCCATGGCCGGGCCCACCCCTGTGAGTGCGCTCATTCATGCCGCAACTATGGTAGCCGCAGGGGTATATCTCATCGCCAGGATGCATCCACTTTTCGAGCTTGCGCCGGCTGTGCTCACAGTTGTCGCGATAATCGGGGCGGCCACTCTTCTCATAGGCGCCACGAGCGCCCTCAGCCAACGAGATATCAAGAGGGTTCTTGCATACTCGACGTTGAGTCAGATAGGCTACATGTTTCTCGCCCTGGGGGTCAAAGCGTGGTCAGCGGCTATTTTTCATTTTATGACCCACGCCTTTTTTAAAGCCCTTCTCTTTCTCGCGGCTGGTGTGGTGATTAAAGCTTTGGGCGGGGAACACGATATGTTCAAGATGGGCGGGCTTAAGAGACGCATCCCCCTTGCGTTTTGGACGTTTCTTATTGGCGCCGCTTCGCTTTCCGCGCTTCCACTCGTAACTGCAGGTTTTTATAGCAAGGAACTGATCCTTGTTGATGTATTTGCTTCTGCGAGTAGCAATTGGTGGCTCTTTGCCGCAGGACTTATTGGCGCCTTTCTCACATCCCTCTACTCGTTTCGCGTGGTCTTTTTGGTTTTTTTCGGGGCTTCAAAATCCCCTGTTTCTTCCGTTTCGGGTCGGACCATGTCTATTCCCCTCGTCTGTCTATCTTTTCTCTCCTTAACGAGTGGATTTTTGGCTCTGCCCGAGACGTTTCCCGGGCCCAGGCCTTTTTTACAACTCCTCGAAAGGTGCCTGCCTCCGGGCCCGTTACTCTCCGGACTTGCAATACCTCATACAATGCTCATGGCCGTGGCTTCGGCGGTCTCCGTATCAGGGATCTATCTGGCATACCAGTTCTACTTCAAGAACGCGAGAGCCCCGAGTACACAAAAGAGTAGTTTCATGAAAACCGTACACCTATACTGGTTCTCGGGCTGGGGCTTTGATTGGCTCTACGAAACATGCCTTGTCAGACCTTTTATAAGATTTGTACGGGTAAACAAGGAAGATGCAGTGGACGTGGTCTTTGAGGCGATTGCTCATGCCGCTCACACCGGCTCCGTTCTACTGAGCTACACTCAGTCAGGCAAGGTACGTTACTATGCGGCGGCCATATTGCTCGGCGCAATCGTGTTCCTGGCCATGGTACTTCTCTCATGA
- the nuoK gene encoding NADH-quinone oxidoreductase subunit NuoK, with protein MTWIVSPESGLGVAGIIFLVGMTGVLIRRNVIFMLLSLEIMLNATGLAFVAAGAKWAEPDGQIMFIFILSAAAAEVSVGLALILWFYHSHRGLDADTERRMRG; from the coding sequence ATGACATGGATTGTCTCTCCGGAATCGGGGCTCGGCGTGGCAGGTATCATATTTCTGGTGGGAATGACGGGCGTTCTCATCAGGAGAAACGTCATATTCATGCTTTTATCTCTTGAGATTATGCTCAACGCCACAGGGCTTGCCTTCGTAGCAGCAGGGGCAAAGTGGGCTGAGCCTGACGGCCAGATCATGTTTATCTTTATCCTCTCTGCGGCCGCGGCAGAGGTCTCGGTTGGTCTTGCGCTCATTCTCTGGTTCTATCACTCCCACCGAGGACTTGACGCCGATACTGAGAGGAGAATGCGAGGCTGA